Proteins from a single region of Phycisphaeraceae bacterium D3-23:
- a CDS encoding AIM24 family protein: MSDTGQRYSISDFIERTAERDRGQGLFEFETERLLEVNLNGTIWTKMGSMVAYTGGIKFVREGILEQGIGNLLKKAVSGEGARLTKAEGSGKLYLADQGKKITILNLANESIVVNGQDLLAFEPAIKYEIKMAKKLAAMAAGGLFNIHLNGTGMVAVASHYDPMTLRVSPGNPVYTDPQATVMWSGNLQPSFKTDVSLKTFIGRSSGESYQMHFEGEGWVVIQPFEEGIMGAG; this comes from the coding sequence ATGTCCGACACAGGCCAACGCTACTCCATCTCCGACTTTATTGAACGCACCGCCGAGCGCGACCGCGGGCAGGGGCTCTTCGAGTTCGAGACCGAACGGCTGCTCGAAGTGAATCTCAACGGCACGATCTGGACGAAGATGGGCTCGATGGTCGCGTACACCGGCGGGATCAAGTTTGTGCGTGAAGGCATCCTCGAGCAGGGCATCGGCAACCTGCTGAAAAAAGCCGTCTCCGGCGAGGGTGCCCGGCTGACCAAGGCCGAGGGCAGCGGCAAGCTCTACCTCGCGGACCAGGGCAAGAAGATCACGATCCTGAACCTCGCCAATGAGTCGATCGTGGTGAACGGGCAGGACCTCCTGGCGTTTGAGCCCGCGATCAAGTACGAGATCAAGATGGCCAAGAAGCTCGCGGCGATGGCGGCGGGCGGGCTGTTCAATATCCACCTCAACGGCACGGGGATGGTCGCGGTCGCGTCGCACTACGACCCGATGACGCTGCGGGTGTCGCCGGGCAACCCGGTGTACACGGACCCGCAGGCGACGGTGATGTGGTCGGGTAACTTGCAGCCGAGCTTCAAGACGGACGTGTCGCTCAAGACGTTCATCGGCCGCAGCAGCGGCGAGTCGTACCAGATGCACTTCGAGGGCGAGGGCTGGGTCGTGATCCAGCCGTTTGAAGAGGGGATCATGGGCGCGGGTTGA
- a CDS encoding glycosyltransferase family 9 protein, with translation MSGGEPPKPETPEHRTPERQALDPAPDASGERILIVRPTALGDVAKTVPCLATLRAAFPGARIDWLVHSAFADVVGYHPMLDGVVPFDRKGLSGFGLRPRATRAGLALAKRLRRAKYTRVYDLQGLARSGLLTWLTRSPKRVGFMYARERAGLGYNVKYPVAVAQHTVDRMLGLLEADGLSPVHDARLYVGEDDAAWARDYLETQRLSAGRYVCLAPTAQWGCKCWPAERYAELAQRVVAHVGVEDRVVILAAPHEHDRLTPITQALGDLALLPATTVGQLMGLIQAAAAVVANDSAALHLAVGLGRPAVGIFGPTDPKLVGPYRRGDDVVQPDGITADDMGDYRGRKDDDALIARVAVDAVWAKLEARLPA, from the coding sequence ATGTCAGGCGGCGAGCCCCCGAAACCCGAGACCCCGGAACACCGGACCCCGGAACGCCAGGCCCTCGACCCGGCACCCGACGCCAGCGGGGAGCGCATCCTTATTGTTCGGCCCACGGCGCTGGGGGATGTGGCCAAGACGGTGCCGTGCCTGGCAACGTTGCGTGCGGCATTCCCGGGGGCGCGGATCGACTGGCTGGTGCACAGCGCGTTTGCGGATGTGGTGGGGTACCACCCGATGCTCGATGGTGTCGTGCCGTTCGACCGCAAGGGGCTCAGTGGGTTTGGGCTCAGGCCCCGCGCGACGCGGGCGGGGCTGGCGCTCGCTAAGCGGCTGCGGCGGGCGAAGTACACCCGGGTGTACGACCTGCAGGGGCTCGCGCGGTCGGGGCTCTTGACCTGGCTGACGCGCTCGCCCAAGCGGGTGGGGTTCATGTACGCGCGGGAGCGCGCGGGGCTGGGCTACAACGTCAAGTACCCCGTCGCGGTCGCGCAGCACACGGTGGACCGGATGCTCGGGCTGCTGGAGGCGGATGGGCTCTCGCCGGTGCATGACGCCCGGCTGTACGTCGGCGAAGACGACGCGGCCTGGGCGCGGGACTACTTAGAGACGCAGCGGCTATCGGCGGGGCGGTACGTCTGCCTCGCGCCGACGGCGCAGTGGGGCTGCAAGTGCTGGCCCGCAGAGCGCTATGCGGAACTGGCGCAGCGCGTGGTGGCGCACGTCGGCGTCGAGGACCGCGTGGTGATACTTGCCGCGCCGCACGAGCACGACCGGCTGACACCGATCACGCAGGCGCTGGGCGACCTGGCGCTATTACCGGCGACGACGGTCGGCCAGCTCATGGGATTGATCCAAGCCGCAGCGGCGGTCGTCGCGAACGACTCGGCCGCGCTGCATCTGGCGGTGGGGCTGGGCCGCCCGGCGGTAGGGATTTTCGGGCCGACCGACCCCAAGCTCGTGGGCCCGTACCGGCGCGGTGACGATGTGGTGCAGCCCGACGGGATCACGGCTGACGACATGGGGGATTATCGCGGCCGAAAGGATGACGATGCGCTGATCGCGCGGGTGGCGGTCGATGCCGTGTGGGCGAAACTCGAAGCGCGTCTGCCCGCGTGA
- a CDS encoding metallophosphoesterase family protein, which produces MQTAIISDIHGNIDALNVVIADIEARGVDRIVCLGDIIGYGPNPLECLDTVIDKCDFAMMGNHDFAVLYEPTSFNTTAEAAAFWTRKQFEEEPDADMRRKRYEYLGNLLVRKWEEGTLYVHASPRRPINEYIFPDDVVSAPNKMSSIFDRITERCFVGHTHVTGVFTDEPDFYPPADLGGAYKWGTDDKAIVNPGSVGQPRDRDPRASYAIMTDEQVEFVRLEYDVNAVVEKVKAIDDLSDFLGQRLVEGR; this is translated from the coding sequence ATGCAAACCGCCATCATCTCCGACATCCACGGCAACATCGACGCGCTCAACGTCGTCATCGCCGACATCGAAGCGCGCGGCGTCGACCGCATCGTCTGCCTGGGCGACATCATCGGCTACGGCCCCAACCCCCTCGAGTGCCTCGACACCGTCATCGACAAGTGCGACTTCGCGATGATGGGCAACCACGACTTCGCCGTCCTCTACGAGCCCACCAGCTTCAACACCACCGCCGAGGCCGCCGCGTTCTGGACCCGCAAGCAGTTCGAGGAAGAGCCCGACGCCGACATGCGCCGCAAACGCTACGAGTACCTCGGCAACCTCCTGGTCCGGAAGTGGGAAGAGGGCACGCTCTACGTCCACGCCTCACCCCGCCGGCCCATCAACGAATACATCTTCCCCGACGACGTCGTCAGCGCTCCCAACAAGATGTCCTCCATCTTCGACCGCATCACCGAACGCTGCTTCGTGGGCCACACCCACGTCACCGGCGTCTTCACCGACGAGCCCGACTTCTACCCCCCCGCCGACCTCGGCGGGGCCTACAAATGGGGCACGGATGACAAAGCCATCGTCAACCCCGGCAGCGTCGGCCAACCCCGCGACCGAGACCCCCGCGCGTCCTACGCCATCATGACCGACGAGCAGGTCGAGTTCGTCCGCCTCGAATACGATGTCAACGCCGTGGTCGAAAAAGTCAAAGCCATCGACGACCTCAGCGACTTCCTCGGGCAACGCCTGGTCGAAGGGCGTTAG
- a CDS encoding STAS domain-containing protein produces MPIDEIEIEQNGQIVTAKLNQAEVAFQQMQEMVDACVDKMRYDKAQHFVFDMTDVEFLASACIGALVQLLQDIEQHRGQIALAGCQENVAFLFKVTRLDSVFPMFDDVEEAVASF; encoded by the coding sequence ATGCCCATCGACGAGATCGAGATCGAGCAGAACGGCCAGATCGTCACCGCGAAGCTGAACCAGGCCGAGGTCGCCTTCCAGCAGATGCAGGAGATGGTGGACGCGTGCGTGGACAAGATGCGCTACGACAAGGCCCAGCACTTTGTGTTCGACATGACGGATGTCGAGTTCCTCGCCAGCGCCTGCATCGGTGCGCTCGTGCAGCTCTTGCAGGACATCGAGCAACACCGCGGCCAGATCGCGCTTGCCGGCTGCCAGGAGAACGTCGCGTTCCTATTCAAGGTGACGCGATTGGATTCGGTGTTCCCGATGTTCGACGATGTCGAAGAAGCGGTGGCGAGTTTCTAG
- a CDS encoding phosphoglycerate kinase translates to MAKKTIADVDVAGKRVLMRVDFNVPMKGEGDAQQITDDRRIVMALPTIKSVLERGGGVVLMSHLGRPEGTGKEADKSLAPAAARLAHHLEQDVMMAPCCVGGAVKKMADELEPGGVLMLENLRFHKEEKAGDVKFAQQLASLGDIYCNNAFGTCHREHASMYGCPKQMKKDGKPAVVGFLVEKEIQYLSDVIAQPERPFVAILGGAKVSDKINVIDNLLTVCDQVLIGGAMAYTFSLAKGGKVGKSLVEPDKTDLAKKLIDQGGDKLVLPIDTHCGNDFSPDCEKLVVKSGFIPDSYQGLDIGPGTARQYAEIVKNAKTVVWNGPMGVFEMPPFDEGTKAVAQAIADGDGTSIIGGGDSAAAIEQLGFANQVTHISTGGGASLEMLEGKSFASVEILDEK, encoded by the coding sequence ATGGCCAAGAAGACGATCGCGGATGTGGATGTTGCGGGCAAGCGCGTGTTGATGCGGGTGGACTTCAACGTCCCGATGAAGGGTGAGGGGGATGCCCAGCAGATCACGGACGACCGGCGGATCGTGATGGCGCTGCCGACGATCAAGAGCGTGCTGGAGCGCGGCGGCGGCGTCGTGCTGATGAGCCACCTCGGCCGACCCGAGGGCACGGGCAAAGAGGCGGACAAGTCGCTCGCGCCCGCGGCGGCACGGCTGGCGCATCACCTGGAGCAGGACGTGATGATGGCCCCGTGCTGCGTGGGCGGCGCGGTCAAGAAGATGGCGGATGAACTCGAACCCGGCGGCGTGCTGATGCTCGAAAACCTGCGCTTCCACAAGGAAGAAAAAGCGGGCGACGTGAAGTTCGCTCAGCAGCTCGCGTCGCTGGGCGATATCTACTGCAACAACGCCTTTGGCACCTGCCACCGCGAGCACGCGTCGATGTACGGCTGCCCGAAGCAGATGAAGAAGGACGGCAAGCCGGCCGTCGTCGGCTTCCTCGTCGAGAAAGAGATCCAGTACCTCAGCGATGTCATCGCCCAGCCCGAGCGGCCCTTCGTCGCGATCCTCGGCGGCGCGAAGGTGTCGGACAAGATCAACGTGATCGACAACCTGCTCACGGTGTGCGACCAGGTGCTGATCGGCGGCGCGATGGCGTACACCTTCTCGCTGGCCAAGGGCGGGAAGGTCGGCAAGTCCCTCGTCGAGCCCGACAAGACCGACCTCGCCAAGAAGCTGATCGACCAGGGCGGCGATAAGTTGGTCCTGCCGATCGACACGCACTGCGGCAACGACTTCTCGCCCGACTGCGAGAAGCTGGTCGTCAAGAGCGGGTTCATCCCCGACAGCTACCAGGGGCTCGACATCGGCCCGGGCACCGCGCGGCAGTACGCCGAGATCGTGAAGAACGCGAAGACGGTGGTGTGGAACGGCCCGATGGGCGTGTTCGAGATGCCGCCCTTCGACGAAGGCACCAAAGCGGTTGCCCAGGCGATCGCCGACGGCGACGGCACCAGCATCATCGGCGGCGGCGACAGCGCTGCGGCCATCGAACAACTCGGCTTTGCCAACCAAGTGACGCACATCTCGACCGGCGGCGGTGCCTCGCTGGAGATGCTGGAAGGCAAGTCGTTTGCGTCGGTGGAGATTTTGGACGAAAAGTAG